One region of Oryzias latipes chromosome 6, ASM223467v1 genomic DNA includes:
- the LOC101159668 gene encoding mitogen-activated protein kinase 12 translates to MSLRVRPGYSRQEVNKTSWEVPDRYRDLKQVGSGAYGTVCSATDSRTGAKVAIKKLYRPFQSEIFAKRAYRELRLLKHMKHENVIGLLDVFTADLSLDRFLDFYLVMPFMGTDLGKLMKMHKLSEDKIQYLVYQMLKGLKYIHSAGIIHRDLKPGNLGINQDCELKILDFGLARQTDSEMTGYVVTRWYRAPEVILSWMHYTQTVDIWSVGCIMAEMLQGKPLFKGNDHLDQLTEIMKITGTPSPEFLSKLVSEEAKKYLKSLPKQEKKDLQKVFPSSDVHAVSMMEKMLLLDPEKRVTAAEALTLPYFTEFRDSEEEKEAQPYDHSLDNAELSVDQWKRHTFTEILTFKPVLPDSKETSL, encoded by the exons ATGAGTTTGCGGGTGAGACCCGGTTATTCCCGGCAGGAGGTCAACAAAACGTCGTGGGAAGTACCGGATCGGTACCGGGACCTGAAGCAGGTGGGCTCGGGAGCGTACGGGACGGTGTG CTCAGCAACAGACTCCAGAACTGGAGCCAAGGTGGCCATCAAGAAGCTCTACAGACCTTTCCAGTCGGAGATCTTCGCCAAGCGGGCTTACAGGGAGCTGAGGCTCCTCAAACACATGAAACATGAGAAC GTGATCGGCCTGCTGGACGTCTTCACTGCAGACCTCTCCTTGGACAGATTCCTTGACTT TTATCTGGTGATGCCGTTCATGGGGACGGACCTGGGGAAGCTGATGAAGATGCACAAGCTGTCGGAGGACAAGATTCAGTATTTGGTGTATCAGATGCTCAAAGGCTTGAAG TATATTCACTCAGCTGGTATCATTCACAGA gatcTTAAGCCTGGAAATCTCGGCATCAACCAAGATTGTGAACTTAAG ATCTTGGACTTTGGGTTAGCGCGGCAGACAGACAGCGAGATGACGGGGTACGTGGTGACCCGCTGGTACAGAGCGCCGGAGGTCATCCTGAGCTGGATGCACTACACTCAGACCG tggACATTTGGTCCGTGGGCTGCATCATGGCAGAAATGCTTCAAGGAAAACCTCTTTTTAAGGGCAACGATC ACCTGGATCAGCTGACTGAGATCATGAAGATCACAGGAACACCAAGTCCAGAATTTTTGTCCAAACTTGTCTCTGAAGAA GCTAAGAAGTACCTCAAAAGTCTgccaaaacaggaaaagaaagacCTTCAGAAGGTGTTTCCCTCATCTGATGTACACG CCGTCTCTATGATGGAGAAGATGCTATTGCTGGATCCAGAAAAACGAGTCACGGCCGCTGAGGCGCTCACGCTCCCTTACTTCACCGAGTTCAGGGACAgcgaggaggagaaggaggcgcAGCCATACGACCACTCCCTGGACAACGCGGAGCTTTCTGTGGACCAGTGGAAAC GTCACACATTCACAGAGATCTTGACCTTCAAGCCCGTCCTGCCGGACTCCAAAGAAACCTCTCTTTAA
- the selenoo gene encoding selenoprotein O gives MAYLGRRLGQSRGFSPLVSSVRLLGMDGMGSAASQSPLERLNFENVVLKKLPVDPSEESGVRQVRGACFSRVKPQPLTNPRFVAVSGEALSLLGLRGREVLSDPLGPDYLSGSRVMPGSEPAAHCYCGHQFGQFAGQLGDGAACYLGEVRAPPGQDPEMLRENPSGRWEIQVKGAGLTPYSRQADGRKVLRSSIREFLCSEAMFFLGVPTTRAGSVVTSDSRVVRDVFYSGRPRHERCSVVLRIAPTFLRFGSFEIFKPADEFTGRQGPSYGHEEIRGQMMDYVIGTFYPEIQQNHGDRVERNVAFFREVMRRTARLVAQWQCVGFCHGVLNTDNMSILGLTLDYGPFGFMDRFDPNFICNASDSSGRYSYQAQPAICRWNLVKLAEALAPEVPPDRAEAVMDEYLDAFNSFYLANMRKKLGLLKKEEPEDAMLITELLQAMHNTGADFTNTFRSLSRISCPAEGEDEEEAVRRATDLLLEQCSSLEELKAANKPTMDPRELAMLLSMAQSNPALFQMISDRATIARQLEKLGRLKELMETSQEQLRSQQAEEWTSWIRLYRKRLALELEGQSDEQAVQEERARVMDGTNPRVVLRNYIAQNAIEAAEKGDFSEVQRVLRVLEKPFSSQPGLELPAWVHGGGAAAQAERDEEEQQEEPSSMGRNPVPYDSKPPSWAQEICVT, from the exons ATGGCTTATCTAGGACGTCGGCTGGGACAGTCACGCGGGTTTTCTCCTCTCGTGTCCTCCGTCAGACTCCTCGGCATGGACGGCATGGGTTCCGCCGCCAGCCAGTCTCCGTTGGAGCGACTCAACTTTGAAAACGTCGTCCTGAAGAAGCTTCCGGTGGATCCGTCCGAGGAGTCCGGCGTCCGGCAGGTCAGAGGAGCCTGTTTCTCCCGGGTGAAGCCTCAGCCGCTGACCAACCCGCGCTTCGTGGCGGTCTCAGGGGAAGCCCTCTCGTTGCTGGGGCTCCGCGGACGGGAGGTCCTGAGCGACCCCCTCGGTCCGGATTACCTGAGCGGGTCTCGGGTCATGCCCGGATCCGAACCCGCGGCTCACTGCTACTGCGGCCACCAGTTCGGGCAGTTCGCCGGGCAGCTGGGAGACGGAGCGGCATGTTACCTGGGAGAGGTGAGGGCGCCTCCGGGCCAAGATCCCGAGATGCTCCGCGAAAACCCGAGCGGGCGCTGGGAGATCCAGGTGAAGGGGGCGGGACTGACCCCCTACTCCAG ACAGGCGGACGGCAGGAAGGTGTTGCGCTCCAGCATCAGAGAGTTCCTGTGCAGCGAGGCCATGTTCTTCCTGGGTGTTCCCACCACCAGAGCCGGATCCGTGGTGACCTCCGACAGCAGGGTGGTCCGGGACGTGTTCTACAGCGGGCGCCCCCGCCACGAGCGATGCTCGGTGGTCCTCCGCATCGCGCCTACCTTCCTCAG GTTTGGCTCTTTTGAGATCTTCAAGCCCGCTGACGAGTTCACGGGCCGGCAGGGTCCCAGCTACGGCCACGAGGAGATCCGAGGTCAGATGATGGATTATGTCATCGGGACGTTCTACCCCGAGATCCAGCAGAACCACGGCGACCGCGTGGAGCGGAACGTGGCTTTCTTCAGAGAG GTGATGCGCCGCACGGCCCGGCTGGTGGCCCAGTGGCAGTGCGTGGGCTTCTGCCACGGCGTCCTGAACACGGACAACATGAGCATCCTGGGACTCACGCTGGACTACGGCCCCTTCGGCTTCATGGACAG GTTCGATCCAAATTTCATTTGCAACGCGTCCGACAGCTCCGGGCGGTACTCCTACCAGGCGCAGCCGGCCATCTGCAGGTGGAACCTGGTGAAGCTGGCAGAGGCCCTCGCTCCAGAGGTACCTCCTGACCGGGCCGAAGCCGTCATGGACGAGTACCTGGACGCCTTTAACAGCTTCTACCTGGCAAACATGAGGAAGAAGCTGGGCCTGCTGAAGAAAGAGGAGCCTGAGGACGCCATGCTGatcacagagctgctgcaggcgATGCACAACACAG GCGCAGACTTCACCAACACCTTCCGCAGCTTAAGTCGGATCTCGTGTCCCGCTGAgggtgaagatgaggaggaggctgTCAGAAGAGCCACGGACCTCCTTCTAGAGCAGTGCTCCTCCTTGGAGGAGCTCAAAGCTGCCAACAAACCCACTATGGATCCACG CGAGCTGGCGATGCTGCTCTCCATGGCTCAGAGCAACCCGGCGCTCTTCCAGATGATCTCTGACAGGGCGACCATCGCGCGGCAGCTGGAGAAACTCGGCAGGCTGAAGGAGCTGATGGAGACCAGCCAGGAGCAGCTGAGGAGCCAGCAGGCGGAGGAGTGGACCTCCTGGATCCGACTCTACAG GAAACGTCTGGCTCTGGAGCTGGAGGGTCAGAGCGATGAGCAGGCAGTCCAGGAGGAGAGAGCGAGGGTGATGGACGGCACCAACCCCCGCGTGGTGCTCAGGAACTACATTGCCCAGAATGCAATAGAGGCTGCAGAAAAAGGAGATTTCTCTGAG GTCCAAAGGGTCCTCAGGGTTCTGGAGAAACCGTTCTCCTCTCAGCCGGGTCTGGAGCTGCCTGCGTGGGTGCACGGAGGTGGGGCCGCCGCTCAGGCAGAAagggatgaagaggagcagcaaGAGGAGCCTTCCTCAATGGGAAGAAACCCTGTTCCCTACGACAGCAAGCCCCCATCCTGGGCGCAGGAAATCTGCGTCACATGA
- the trabd gene encoding traB domain-containing protein has translation MEQDNNSEDESVGRLQEPAEEVPPCIPPGLADGETAEMLWQLRSQRRQSSPELPETVTRLTAPDGSVLYLVGTAHFSESSKKDVATTIRAVQPDVVVVELCQYRVSMLRMDESTLLREAKDINLEKVQQAIKQNGLMSGLMQILLLKVSAHITEQLGMAPGGEFREAFKEAGQVPFCKFHLGDRPIPVTFKRAIAALSLWQKARLAWGLCFLSDPISKEDVEKCKQKDLLEQTMSEMIGEFPALHQTIVAERDIYLTHSLRQATRCVEAPHDAQKVPATVVGVVGMGHVPGIERNWEKQLDIDEIMRVAPPSRFGQVFRTILSGVVMGMLGYACYRAGGSLGRSLLSLPGVQSLMDTLRPPPA, from the exons ATGGAACAAgacaacaactcagag GATGAGTCAGTGGGGCGACTGCAGGAGCCCGCAGAGGAGGTGCCGCCCTGTATACCTCCAGGACTCG CGGACGGGGAAACGGCAGAGATGCTCTGGCAGCTGCGATCCCAGCGGCGCCAGTCCAGTCCAGAACTCCCGGAAACGGTGACCCGTCTCACTGCCCCCGACGGCAGCGTCCTCTACCTGGTGGGCACCGCCCACTTCAGCGAAAGCAGCAAAAAGGATGTAGCCACG ACTATCCGCGCTGTGCAGCCAgacgtggtggtggtggagctgTGCCAGTACCGGGTGTCGATGCTGAGGATGGATGAGAGCACGCTGCTGAGAGAAGCCAAAGACATAAACCTGGAGAAGGTTCAGCAGGCCATTAAGCAG AACGGGCTGATGTCTGGCCTCATGCAGATCCTGCTGCTCAAAGTTTCAGCCCACATCACAGAGCAGCTGGGAATGGCCCCCGGGGGGGAGTTTCGAGAAGCCTTCAAGGAG GCTGGACAGGTGCCGTTCTGTAAGTTTCACCTGGGGGATCGACCGATTCCTGTGACCTTCAAGAGAGCCATCGCCGCTCTGAGTCTGTGGCAGAAAGCGCGTCTGGCCTGGGGCCTCTGTTTCCTGTCGGATCCCATCAG CAAAGAAGACGTGGAGAAGTGCAAGCAGAAGGACCTGCTGGAGCAGACCATGTCGGAGATGATCGGAGagtttcctgctctgcatcAGACCATCGTGGCTGAAAGGGACATCTACCTCACGCACAGCCTTCGCCAAGCCACGCGCTGCGTGGAGGCCCCCCATGACGCCCAGA AGGTGCCCGCCACGGTGGTGGGGGTCGTAGGCATGGGTCACGTCCCGGGGATCGAACGAAACTGGGAGAAGCAGCTGGACATCGATGAAATCATGCG GGTGGCCCCCCCCTCACGGTTCGGCCAGGTGTTCAGGACGATCCTCAGCGGCGTGGTGATGGGAATGCTGGGATACGCCTGCTACCGCGCCGGAGGAAGTTTAGGAAGAAGCCTGTTGTCTTTACCTGGAGTTCAGTCTTTGATGGACACACTGCGTCCACCCCCTGCTTga
- the panx2 gene encoding pannexin-2 — MQNILDQNLDMATALLAGEKLKELIMPGSSQDEKGGALAGLMVQLKLELPFDRVVTIGTVIIPILLVTLVFTRNFAEESIYCYTPHNFTRDQALYARGYCWTELRDAIPGVEPHLWPSLFEHKFLPYALLAFAGIMYIPALGWEFLASTRLTSELNFLLQEIDNCYHRAAEGRAPKIEKQIQSKGPGITERERREIIENAEKEKSPEQNLFEKYLERRGQSNFLAKIYLARHMAIICLSSIPISYLSAYYARQRQNEFTCALGEPPDISSYLELKIRVNCKLPAVQLQRIMAAVDIALLCTMNFIILLNLLHLFVVRKSNFVFDKLHKVGIKTRRRWQKSPFCDINILAMFCNENRDHIKSLNRLDFITNESDLMYDNVVRQLLAALAQSNHDATPTVRESGMQTIDPNMDPSDLRMGEMGGEPLVIKRPRKKMKWIPSSNPLPQPFKEPLTLTRLENNTKQEKPKPVRRKTAADSFVAPLLDNKSTQLSSTKELGVIEKKHTRNFSLDVHPYMLTIRKPKVETTATEPLPSQHNLDAVFLEGTHSIVHVSGAIAETKVCSPESTNTAFSSGTLPTSSYVNGVSPNPPSSDDPLSPKSSPPQTEPQAQMETAASQPPPLTRAPTHQLLSIRHTLFEEEEDEESRRGRLEERAGELITAGEC, encoded by the exons ATGCAGAACATCCTCGATCAGAACTTAGACATGGCCACGGCGCTGCTCGCAGGCgagaagctgaaggagctgaTCATGCCGGGCTCCTCTCAGGATGAGAAGGGCGGAGCATTGGCTGGCCTTATGGTGCAGCTCAAACTGGAGCTGCCCTTTGATCGTGTTGTTACCATAGGGACGGTCATCATCCCCATCCTCCTGGTCACCCTCGTCTTCACAAGAAACTTTGCAG AGGAATCCATTTACTGTTACACACCACACAACTTCACAAGAGACCAGGCGTTGTACGCCAGAGGCTACTGCTGGACGGAGCTGCGCGATGCCATTCCTGGGGTGGAGCCTCACCTTTGGCCCTCTCTGTTTGAGCATAAGTTCCTGCCCTATGCCCTGCTGGCCTTCGCTGGAATCATGTACATTCCTGCTTTGGGCTGGGAGTTTCTCGCCTCCACGCGGCTAACGTCAGAGCTCAATTTCCTGCTTCAAGAGATCGACAACTGCTACCATCGAGCCGCCGAGGGCCGAGCCCCGAAGATTGAGAAGCAGATCCAGTCCAAAGGCCCCGGCATTACCGAGCGTGAGAGGCGTGAGATCATCGAAAATGCTGAGAAGGAGAAGAGTCCAGAGCAGAATCTGTTTGAGAAATATTTAGAGAGGCGAGGCCAAAGCAATTTTTTGGCTAAGATTTACCTCGCCCGCCACATGGCTATTATCTGCCTCAGTTCCATCCCTATATCCTACCTGAGCGCCTACTACGCCCGCCAAAGGCAGAATGAGTTCACCTGTGCTCTGGGGGAACCTCCCGACATCAGCAGTTACTTGGAGCTGAAGATCAGGGTCAACTGTAAGCTGCCTGCAGTGCAGCTGCAGCGCatcatggcggcggtggacatCGCCTTGCTCTGCACAATGAACTTCATCATCTTGCTTAATTTGCTGCATTTGTTCGTTGTGCGCAAGTCCAACTTTGTCTTTGATAAGCTGCACAAGGTTGGAATCAAAACACGGCGGCGCTGGCAGAAGTCTCCGTTTTGTGACATTAACATCCTGGCCATGTTCTGCAATGAGAACCGAGACCACATCAAGTCCCTGAACCGACTGGACTTCATCACCAATGAGAGCGACCTGATGTACGACAATGTGGTCAGGCAGCTGCTGGCTGCACTGGCACAGTCCAACCATGACGCCACGCCCACTGTGAGGGAATCTGGGATGCAGACGATTGATCCCAACATGGACCCGTCTGATCTCAGGATGGGGGAAATGGGCGGAGAGCCACTAGTCATCAAAAGACCTCGCAAAAAGATGAAATGGATCCCGTCATCCAATCCTCTTCCTCAACCATTTAAG GAACCGCTTACTCTGACACGGTTGGAAAACAACACCAAGCAAGAGAAACCAAAACCCGTCAGGCGCAAGACGGCGGCCGACAGCTTCGTCGCACCTCTGCTGGACAACAAGAGCACACAACTTTCTTCAACAAAGG AGTTAGGTGTCATTGAGAAAAAGCACACTCGTAACTTCTCCTTGGATGTCCACCCGTACATGCTGACTATTCGAAAGCCCAAGGTGGAGACCACAGCCACAGAGCCGCTGCCCTCACAGCACAACCTGGATGCCGTATTTCTAGAGGGCACACACTCTATCGTCCACGTGTCTGGTGCTATTGCAG AAACTAAAGTTTGTTCTCCAGAATCGACCAACACTGCCTTTTCTTCTGGGACTCTGCCAACATCTTCTTATGTAAACGGAGTGAGCCCCAACCCTCCTTCGAGTGACGATCCACTCAGCCCAAAGTCCTCTCCTCCTCAAACCGAGCCTCAGGCCCAGATGGAAACCGCTGCGAGTCAGCCGCCGCCCCTGACCAGAGCCCCCACACACCAGCTGCTGAGCATACGTCACACTCTctttgaggaagaggaggatgaggaaagCAGGAGGGGCAGACTGGAGGAGAGAGCTGGGGAGCTTATCACTGCTGGAGAATGTTGA